TGGGGAAGGTTATCTCTCTATCTTGGCGGCAGAAGCTCGTGACCAAGGTAAGAGCTTATCTGAAACGAAAGCTATGATTGAGGACATTCTGCCACGTTTACGGACCTATTTCTTAGTTGATGATCTCTACCATCTCATGCGTGGGGGACGTCTCTCAAAGAGCTCAGCTATTATTGGTAGTTTGATTAATATTAAACCTCTCCTTTGGTTAGATGCTTCAGGCAAGTTGGTTCCTCTGGCCAAGATCCGTGGACGTAAAAAAGCTATTAAAGAAATGGTCCTACAAGCTACCCAGGATATCGGACATAGCACAGCAATTGTTGCTTATGCCAATGATATTGAAGCGGCGGAGAATCTAAAAGAACAATTGTTAGCAGTTGACGGCATTGAGCAAATTCTCATTATGCCACTTGGGCCAGTTATTTCTACCCACGTCGGACCAGATACCTTGGCCGTCTTCACGATTGGTAAAGAAGCTAGATAGAAAAAAGTGTCAGATAGGATTTCCTATCTGATTTTTGTTTTCTGAAATGATAGATTAATAGAATATAAAAAGATAATATATACAAAATGAATGATATATTTGACATAACGTAAAATAATGCTATAATGAATCTAGAAAATGGAGGAAACAAAATGAAGAAGTCAAAGAAAAAAGTAGCTAGCACGATGGATGAACGTGCTCAGTTGATCAGCGGAGAATCTTCTGCTAGAGGTTATTGGATAGCCATGCTTGGTATGTTTGTAACGATTATGGTTGCTAGTAAGACACACTCCGTCGAATTAGTGCAGTCACTATTAATCATCACTTTCTTTGGTTCTATGTGCCTAGTATTAGTTCACAGCGTATCACGTAATGGGCATCCATGGTTGCTAGACAAAAAACTTGAGAAGAAGATGCTTATAATTTCCTGGGTAATGTGTTTTTTGGGAATTTTTATATTGCTAATGGGCCTCTTAAGTCTATTTCAGTCGTTTAAGATAGGGAAGAATCTTATGAGTAGTGTAGCATTTTTGACATTGGGTTTGACCCTTATTTGTGACTGCTGGGTTATTATTAAAAGAATTAAGAAAAACCGTTTGGAAGAACTAGAAGATGAAGAATAGGATTTTGAATGAAAAATTTAAAATTAAAGTCAGCTCGTGTAGCAAAGGATCTCACTCAACAGGGGTTGGCAGATGCTATAGGAGTCTCTCGTCAGACTATCTCAGCTATTGAAAAGGGAGACTACAACCCGACTATAAACCTGTGTATTGCTATCTGCAAAACTCTGGACAAAACTTTAGACCAGCTTTTTTGGGAATCTGAGGATTAATTTGTACCCCCTTAGAGGTTAATTAGTTATGATTTCTAGTCTTATACCTTATAAAATTAGAGACTAAAAAAATACAAAAAATAAAAGAAAAACACCTCCAAATGACTTGCCTTGGACGTGTTTTTTTGATATTATGTTAAACGGTATTGTTTACCCCATTTGAAAGGCCCCGGAACCTTCCAAATACTTTTCGATGGGAAGGAACACCCATCACTCGTAAACAAAAATCGAACTATATATAGGAGAAATCATGAACAAAACAACATTTATGGCTAAACCAGGCCAAGTTGAACGTAAATGGTATGTCGTTGACGCAACTGATGTGCCACTTGGACGTCTTTCTGCAGTAGTTGCTAGCGTACTTCGCGGAAAAAACAAACCAACTTTCACACCACACACTGATACAGGTGACTTCGTAATCGTTATCAATGCTGAAAAAGTTAAATTGACTGGTAAAAAAGCAACTGATAAGATCTACTACACTCACTCAATGTACCCAGGTGGATTGAAACAAATCTCAGCAGGTGAACTTCGTTCTAAAAATGCTGTTCGTTTGATTGAAAAATCAGTTAAAGGTATGCTTCCACACAACACTCTTGGACGCGCACAAGGTATGAAATTGAAAGTCTTCGTTGGCGGTGAGCACACTCACGCTGCACAACAACCAGAAGTACTTGATATCTCAGGACTTATCTAATTCTAAGAGGAAAGGAGCACTAATATAATGGCACAAGCACAATATGCAGGTACAGGACGCCGTAAAAACGCCGTTGCACGCGTACGTTTGGTTCCAGGTACTGGTAAAATCACAGTTAACAAAAAAGATGTAGAAGAATACATCCCACACGCAGACCTTCGTCTCGTTATCAACCAACCTTTCGCAGTTACTTCAACTGAAGGTTCATACGACGTACACGTTAACGTTGTAGGTGGTGGATACGCTGGTCAATCAGGTGCGATCCGTCACGGTATCGCTCGTGCACTTCTTCAAGTAGACCCAGACTTCCGCGATTCATTGAAACGCGCTGGACTTCTTACTCGTGATGCACGTATGGTTGAACGTAAGAAACCAGGTCTTAAGAAAGCTCGTAAAGCTTCACAATTCTCAAAACGTTAATCAAAACCTTATTATACCAACGTTTACAGACACTTTTTGGTGTCAGTTGGTGTTAATTATAGTGATAAGTCGTTTAAGAGACTTAAAGCATCGGCATCTTGCTGGTGCTTTTTTTCTGGCATTAATTCAAGATAATATTGCTGAGTTGTCAAAATTGAATTGTGTCCCAAACGTCTTGAAATATAATCCAGACTAATATCTTTTGAAAATAGAAAAGAAGCATGGGTATCACGTAAACCGTGAAATGTTGTTTTAGTTAGGTCAAGTTGTTTCAGTAAGCGTTGAAGTTGACCAGCTTGTCTAAATCCGTTCCAATCAAAAACATAATCTGTTTTAGTGTTAGCTAGATTTACTAGGATTTGATAGATATCTTTATTGATAGAAATATCACGCTTAGAATGTTTGGTTTTTAGTTGTGTATCATCGTTAGTTGGGCTAATTGAACGCCTAACTTTAATACCGTACTCAAAAATATCTTCTTTTTTGAGACCAAGTAATTCGCCACGTCTGGCACCAGTTTCAAGGGCTAGAGCTACTAATACATTAAATTCATCATCTTCTGCATGATTTAAGCAATACCGCCTTAATAGTTTAAATTCTGTTACTGATAGTGGGATATTGCGTTTAGGAAGTTCTTTCCCTTTTGATTTTAAGAGATGACCAAAGTCATTTGTAATTAAACCACGAGCATAAGCATATTTTAATGAACCACGTATCTTCAAAACTAGCTCTTTTACAGTTTTCTTTGAGTGAGACTCAGCATATTTATCAATCTTTTTTTGCATGATAATATCATCAAGATGTTTGAGCTGAATTCCATCAAAAAGACTGTCGACAACTACAAGAGTACGCTTATAGTTGATGAAGGTTGCTTCACGGACATCATTTTTCTTCACAGTTTCTACCCAGTTACGGTAAAAATCTGTAAATAGTGTAGAACGTTCAGCAATATTTTTACCACGTCCTTTTTCAAGCTCCATTTCTAAAGTCCAAAGTTCAGCGTCTTTTTTGATACTGAAAGTTTTAGTTTCTCGCTTGTATTTTCCTTTTTTGTAAAGTGAAACAGTTGCACGGTAAGAGTTGCCACGTTTAGTAATAGTTGCCATTT
The DNA window shown above is from Streptococcus salivarius and carries:
- the rpsI gene encoding 30S ribosomal protein S9, which codes for MAQAQYAGTGRRKNAVARVRLVPGTGKITVNKKDVEEYIPHADLRLVINQPFAVTSTEGSYDVHVNVVGGGYAGQSGAIRHGIARALLQVDPDFRDSLKRAGLLTRDARMVERKKPGLKKARKASQFSKR
- a CDS encoding helix-turn-helix transcriptional regulator; translated protein: MKNLKLKSARVAKDLTQQGLADAIGVSRQTISAIEKGDYNPTINLCIAICKTLDKTLDQLFWESED
- a CDS encoding tyrosine-type recombinase/integrase translates to MATITKRGNSYRATVSLYKKGKYKRETKTFSIKKDAELWTLEMELEKGRGKNIAERSTLFTDFYRNWVETVKKNDVREATFINYKRTLVVVDSLFDGIQLKHLDDIIMQKKIDKYAESHSKKTVKELVLKIRGSLKYAYARGLITNDFGHLLKSKGKELPKRNIPLSVTEFKLLRRYCLNHAEDDEFNVLVALALETGARRGELLGLKKEDIFEYGIKVRRSISPTNDDTQLKTKHSKRDISINKDIYQILVNLANTKTDYVFDWNGFRQAGQLQRLLKQLDLTKTTFHGLRDTHASFLFSKDISLDYISRRLGHNSILTTQQYYLELMPEKKHQQDADALSLLNDLSL
- the rplM gene encoding 50S ribosomal protein L13, which translates into the protein MNKTTFMAKPGQVERKWYVVDATDVPLGRLSAVVASVLRGKNKPTFTPHTDTGDFVIVINAEKVKLTGKKATDKIYYTHSMYPGGLKQISAGELRSKNAVRLIEKSVKGMLPHNTLGRAQGMKLKVFVGGEHTHAAQQPEVLDISGLI
- a CDS encoding DegV family protein, translating into MTFNILTDSTADLDEKWAQENKVELVGLTITLDDIAYETVGPNRLTSDRLLERMQEGSQPTTSQVNVGQFEEFFRRHAKNGDALLYIAFSSVLSGTYQSAVMARDMILDEYPEAIIEIVDTLAAAGGEGYLSILAAEARDQGKSLSETKAMIEDILPRLRTYFLVDDLYHLMRGGRLSKSSAIIGSLINIKPLLWLDASGKLVPLAKIRGRKKAIKEMVLQATQDIGHSTAIVAYANDIEAAENLKEQLLAVDGIEQILIMPLGPVISTHVGPDTLAVFTIGKEAR